The Citrus sinensis cultivar Valencia sweet orange chromosome 4, DVS_A1.0, whole genome shotgun sequence DNA segment GGTCCACAAATATCTCCTTGAATTCTTTGCAAGAATGACGGTGATTCAAAACTGAACTTATTAGGTAATGGTCTAACCCCCAATTTACTTTGTGAACAAGTAATTATTCTCATTgaataatagaatttttaaacTCTTCAATAGGTATCCATGAGAATTTTCAACAATCCTACACATCATTATTGATCCAGCATTACAAGTTAGTCATGCGGAAGTATAAAAGCTTTTGAATCACATAACATTTGTTTTATGATTGTATACCTGTTtcttgatttaattgttatataatACAAGTTAGATAAGAAAGTTGTAAGCTTTTCTAATATTAATTTCTGACCAAAGACATAAGATGTAGTGCAAAGATATTCtacattattcttatttattatctcaatataaaaatcattacaacgaatatcttttaaattaagtaGATTTCTTATACTCTTGGGTGAATATAGAGTATCATAGATACAAAATTATGTACCACTAACTAATATCAATACAGCTCTTTCAAAGCATCATGGATTGTATGTGTATTTTACACTATCAGCCAAACAATATCCTCACCAAGTGATTTGCTTTCAAGATTCATATCTTTTCAACAAGTAAGCTGAGAgataaatattataactatTACTTATTTTCTAATGCAGAAGGTCCAATTTAATGATAACCACAAAGCATAtttataaggataatttttatttaataaacagataaaataaagagtATGAAGGAATAAGAAACGTCCTATACAGTATACAGAGTAAAAGTCGTGTCACGAACGTGTTGTGGATCCAATTGGAAAGTATCCAAAGAAAGCatgcaaataatataaagaattgAAGGTAAAGGGGCTTGTCGAAAATTGACGTAAAAAAATGTGAGAGAATGTGCATGATTTGCTTCTTTTGGTACGCGGCTCATTTCTGATTGATCGAAGAACAAATTCTGAAAGTTATTGATTACGAACTAAGTGCCCCCAATTTATTGTAAATGAAGGTTATTAGCTTGCGGGGTCGCTGATGCTATTCTCCTTTCAATTCCACCGCATTTTACGTACTTTACAGTTTACATTATTGTTTGCGTGTTGCAAATCACttcttaaatttcataatatgaaacgtacattttttttttttatcaaagagTGGATAGATATATCTCAAAacagaactttttttttttcaggaaataaaatgtttaaaatgatttttttttcttttgaatgatcaaaatacattaacaaaaagtaacaaattttttcttttaattttcacaattttataAGATAGAAagtattaaattgatttaaaagtGGGCTTCAAAGACTGACCCGTTATCATCCAAGTTCGGTCCGATAGGCAGGTATATTGACGAGGCAAACGACGGCATATAAAATTTGCTTTTTCGTTTCCCCCCCTCTCTTCCGGTTCGTTTCAGTTTCACTTTGACCGGCAACGTTCTCGGTAGACGGGTGTGCCCGTGAAGGATGAAGCAAGGGGAAAGGCCTGGAGATGGAGGGGAGCAAACTGAGACGAAGATCTTACTGAGTTCGATTTCTGCTATGATTGCGGAGACTACAACATTCCCAATAGACTTAACCAAGACGAGGCTGCAGTTGCACGGCGAGTCGGACTCACTGGCTCGACCCACCAACGCGTTGCGGGTCGCATCGGAAATCGTACGCCATCAGGGTCCTCTCAGCCTCTATAAAGGCCTTTCTCCTGCCATTATAAGACACCTCCTTTACACTCCCATTAGAATCGTTGGTTACGAGAATTTGAGAAATCTTTTAGTTGGCGATAACATTACTGGTGGCTCCTTTTCCCTCCCTACTAAAGCCCTTGTTGGTGGAATCTCTGGCGTCATTGCCCAGGTActatcaatttcttttcttttgggtttatcaattaaatttgtattatgcATTCAATTTCAAGCTGATTTTGATTTGCTTCAGCATGAACTATTCTTCTTTATCGcacaaattgttttattgtgtaaATGTAGTATCATTTAGGGACATATGATGTCTACAATTTACAAGTGATAGGCCGGCTCAGGTTTAAATGGCGGGTTAATATAACATATACTTTGTTTCTAATTCTTGTCATTCAAAAGGAATTAGATGAATTGATCCGTTGGAACAAAGATTGTTGGTTGTAGTGCCTTTGTTTTACCTGTTGTCTTGTATGGCCTTGTTGTATGCTTGggtttgttttcttgttttaactCTTCATGAATTCCACCCCAACACACTGACTCACCACTTTGTTTGCTCTGGCAAGTATAAATTGATTCCTAATGTTTGCTCTATGTTTGCTTTGGCAAGTATAAATTGATTCCTAATGTTCTGTGTTGGTTTCGTCGAGGATATATAGTGGTTGCTGAAATCCAGTAGTTTTAATATTAGGATGACCCTGAAATTTAGATGCCTTTGAGAATCTGCCGATTACTCTTATCATTTAGTAATCCATGACTTGTTGGGTAATTTGAATTGTGCATAGTATTCTAATAAATGTGCTGGTTGTTGTGCTAGTTATCTTTCCTTTCACTATCTAGTACTGTATATTTGTAACAAACAGTATTTCTTTCGATCTTAGTGGCACAGGTAGTGGCAAGCCCTGCTGATCTTGTTAAGGTGAGAATGCAAGCGGATGGTCGTATGGCGAGCAAGGGTCTCCAACCGAGATACTCAGGGCCATTTGATGCTTTCAAAAAGATCATTCAGACAGAAGGCATTGGGGGACTTTGGAAAGGAGTTTTCCCAAATGTCCAAAGAGCATTTTTAGTGAACATGGGAGAGTTGGCTTGTTATGATCATGCAAAATGTTTTGTTATCCAAAATCAGATAGCTGGTGACAACATTTTTGCCCACACTTTAGCATCTATTATGTCAGGTCTCTCTGCAACTGCTTTGAGCTGTCCAGCCGATGTGGTGAAGACTAGAATGATGAGCGCTGGCAAGGAAGACAAGATAACGTATATAAATTCATATGATTGTCTGGTGAAGACCGTTAGAACTGAAGGGTTGAAAGCACTGTGGAAGGGTTTCTTTCCGACCTGGGCAAGACTTGGTCCGTGGCAATTCGTCTTCTGGGTCTCGTATGAAAAGTTTCGGCAAATTGCAGAGCTCTCTTCCTTCTGAATATTCTGCTTCTTGTTCACAATGCCTGTTCCCTTCAAAAAATAGTCGACAGGCCTTTTCTAGTCTTCACACAGGTTTTAAGGTCATCTCCACCAGTTTCATACTTTTGTTGGActgattcaaaatttatgtaaCCTTTGGTGATGATCAAGTTATCGTGAAATAGAGCAATGCAAGAATTATGTGATAAATAATCTTTGGTGTGGATTTCATTTatgaatgaaaagaaaatgtcgcttctacaactttttttaatgatcTGGTCGACTTGAGCAGTGCGGGAGACTGGGAAATCGACCGTGTAATCTCCGCTGGGGCCGGAAAAACAACAGACGAAGCTTTACTTAGATATGGCTTTACTTAGTCCTGGTTCATTCCGCCGTCTCCACTAACTTGTTGATACATGACTATTAATTATGAATGTGAAATGTTATCTCAGGATGGAAGTTCAAATATTTGTTGATCGAAAAAGGACTAGGatattttcccaaaaaaaaggaacaattttttaacttcaagACTGTAGCCTGTCATGTTATATATCAAAGTCTCTCACATAAAAAtaggttttaaaataaatgtcgCTTCTACAATTTTGTGGACGATTTTTTCCTACTATTGGGTTAGAATCAAATATCCTCCACTGCATGCGGAGTGGAATTATTGGTTGATGAGATTTAGACTgatacaaatatttaaatcgATACTTTTTATTACTCCCTAATTCCTAGAACAGTAGGACTGTTATAGTCATTTCTGAACTTATTGAAAAGATAATATATAACTGAAGCATATTTTCGTTCTCAGGAGTAATTGATATTCAACCTAAGAATTACACCCAATAAGCCTAAATATGCATCAAtc contains these protein-coding regions:
- the LOC102607171 gene encoding mitochondrial uncoupling protein 3 yields the protein MKQGERPGDGGEQTETKILLSSISAMIAETTTFPIDLTKTRLQLHGESDSLARPTNALRVASEIVRHQGPLSLYKGLSPAIIRHLLYTPIRIVGYENLRNLLVGDNITGGSFSLPTKALVGGISGVIAQVVASPADLVKVRMQADGRMASKGLQPRYSGPFDAFKKIIQTEGIGGLWKGVFPNVQRAFLVNMGELACYDHAKCFVIQNQIAGDNIFAHTLASIMSGLSATALSCPADVVKTRMMSAGKEDKITYINSYDCLVKTVRTEGLKALWKGFFPTWARLGPWQFVFWVSYEKFRQIAELSSF